A window of the Butyricimonas virosa genome harbors these coding sequences:
- a CDS encoding SusC/RagA family TonB-linked outer membrane protein: MKKTYERKFFRQKLLSERKTVTAVTQLLIVLLLGFPLFTRAEMSGTTRIESISVPLSGNSVRQDSVVSAEKPGSQKLGFYEGEVMDTEGNPLPGVTVLLKGTQTGTSTDTHGKFRFPATKTGKSVLVFSFIGMKPVEKDVTPGKKIIVTMADEVEDLEEVIITGIYSRDKNSYTGSASTYSAKELKMVGAQNIIQSLKTLDPAMLVVESKQWGSDPNRMPKIEIRGKTSVVGLQTEFENDPNQPLFILDGVETTLETIINLNMDRVASVTILKDAASTAIYGSKAANGVIVVETKAPESGQLRLSYSGNYGISFADLSDYNLMNASEKLEYELLAGRYSPLEGYDGFVDKLQKMQDYYTRLKEVLRGVDTYWLNEPLRTVFNHSHNLYIDGGDQAMRYGLGISYNNRDGVMKKSDRDGLGVNIDLIYRRKGLLFSNKASVDLSNSEREPVAFSQFSRANPYYRKKQENGVIPMYLERKTGLYGEDMLNPLYVWNIENTNTSKDLALRDNFTMEWTTFDALRLRARLGISKSISKTEAFKSPNHTDFLQTEKLKKGSFSFNQNESFSYNGDLNIIFGKIFKNIHQVNFVGGWSFSESRSEASGYSVVGFNDDFHKNPAYSTGFRENQKPTYSNDRRRSTSFFMNLNYSYDNRYLMDFNLRADGTSVFGSNKLFSTTWAVGLAWNIHNEEFIKKLGWINNLKIRGSIGNPGNENFDAYISQKTYVYNVELQNMFGASALIQKYGNKDLEWQRTVDKNIGVDLSILNNRIRVTFDYYFKDTDPLLVSIGMPPSAAATSLYTNMGRQISRGWTGTLNYVFLRKKDLSCSINMNARANHSEYRDIGDKLDYLNKIGSSTVLNRYYEGGSPDDLWAVPSLGIDPATGRELFLKKDGTQTFLYSASDEVIVGSSVPDVEGIVGMSFYYKKLSASFSFRYQLGGETMASALYDKVENITQDNIGRNQDKRALYDRWKKPGDKSKFKAIDNYASTPMSSRFVVTENTFSGESISIGYDMDAAWLRVAGIQGMNFRVYMNDIFRISSFKEERGLDYPFARSLSFSLGVRF; encoded by the coding sequence ATGAAAAAAACTTATGAGAGGAAATTTTTTCGGCAAAAATTGCTATCGGAAAGAAAGACAGTCACTGCGGTTACCCAATTACTTATCGTTTTATTACTTGGGTTTCCGTTGTTTACACGGGCCGAGATGAGTGGTACAACCCGGATAGAAAGTATTTCCGTTCCCTTGTCGGGAAATTCCGTTCGTCAGGATTCGGTCGTTTCGGCAGAGAAGCCAGGATCCCAAAAACTAGGATTTTATGAGGGAGAAGTTATGGATACGGAAGGGAATCCGTTGCCCGGAGTAACTGTCTTGTTAAAAGGTACTCAAACGGGTACTTCCACGGACACGCATGGGAAATTTCGTTTCCCGGCAACAAAAACAGGAAAATCTGTACTGGTCTTCTCGTTTATCGGGATGAAACCGGTGGAAAAGGACGTGACACCGGGGAAGAAAATTATTGTCACGATGGCGGATGAGGTGGAAGACCTTGAAGAAGTGATCATCACGGGTATCTACTCCCGGGATAAGAATAGCTACACGGGATCGGCTTCGACTTATTCGGCCAAGGAATTGAAAATGGTTGGTGCACAGAATATCATCCAGAGTTTGAAAACACTGGATCCGGCCATGCTAGTGGTGGAAAGCAAACAGTGGGGATCGGATCCAAATCGTATGCCCAAGATTGAGATTCGTGGAAAGACGAGTGTCGTGGGATTGCAAACGGAATTCGAGAATGATCCCAATCAGCCTTTGTTCATTTTGGATGGAGTGGAAACCACGTTGGAAACTATTATCAACTTGAACATGGATCGGGTGGCAAGCGTGACTATTTTGAAAGATGCGGCTTCCACGGCGATCTACGGGTCGAAGGCGGCTAACGGTGTGATTGTCGTGGAGACAAAAGCACCGGAATCGGGGCAGTTACGTTTATCGTATAGTGGAAATTATGGGATTTCGTTTGCGGATTTGTCTGATTATAATTTGATGAACGCTTCCGAGAAATTAGAATACGAACTATTGGCTGGACGCTATTCGCCATTGGAAGGTTACGACGGGTTTGTCGACAAACTTCAAAAGATGCAGGATTATTATACTCGTTTGAAAGAAGTATTGAGGGGTGTGGACACGTATTGGTTAAACGAACCGTTGCGAACCGTCTTCAACCATTCTCACAACTTGTATATTGACGGTGGCGACCAGGCCATGCGCTACGGCTTAGGTATCAGCTATAATAACCGGGACGGTGTGATGAAAAAGTCCGATCGTGACGGTTTGGGCGTGAACATTGATTTGATTTACCGTAGAAAAGGTCTTCTGTTCTCGAACAAAGCGAGTGTGGATCTTTCCAATTCGGAACGTGAACCGGTGGCTTTTTCCCAGTTTTCAAGGGCAAATCCCTATTACCGGAAAAAACAGGAAAACGGTGTAATTCCCATGTACTTGGAGAGAAAGACAGGACTTTACGGGGAAGATATGTTGAACCCCTTGTACGTGTGGAACATTGAAAACACGAATACCTCCAAGGATCTCGCGTTGAGGGACAACTTCACGATGGAATGGACAACCTTCGATGCACTGAGACTACGGGCTCGCTTGGGAATATCCAAGAGTATCTCGAAAACTGAGGCTTTCAAGTCACCGAATCACACGGATTTCTTGCAGACCGAGAAATTGAAGAAGGGATCTTTTTCGTTTAATCAGAATGAAAGTTTTTCATATAATGGAGACCTGAACATTATTTTCGGTAAAATATTTAAGAATATTCATCAAGTGAACTTCGTGGGAGGGTGGTCGTTTAGTGAATCTCGTTCTGAGGCTTCCGGTTATAGTGTAGTCGGGTTTAACGATGATTTCCACAAGAATCCGGCCTATTCCACGGGTTTTCGGGAAAATCAGAAACCGACCTACTCGAACGACCGTCGGCGTTCTACCAGTTTTTTCATGAATTTGAACTACTCCTATGATAATCGTTATCTGATGGACTTCAACCTGCGGGCAGATGGTACTTCCGTTTTCGGTAGTAACAAACTTTTCTCCACGACGTGGGCTGTCGGTTTGGCATGGAATATTCATAACGAGGAATTTATAAAGAAATTGGGATGGATCAACAATTTGAAAATCCGGGGGTCGATCGGTAATCCCGGGAACGAGAATTTCGATGCCTACATATCGCAAAAGACCTACGTGTACAACGTGGAATTGCAAAATATGTTTGGGGCGAGTGCGTTGATTCAGAAATACGGGAATAAGGATTTGGAATGGCAACGAACGGTAGATAAAAATATCGGGGTCGATCTGTCTATCCTGAATAACCGGATCCGGGTCACGTTTGATTACTACTTTAAAGACACGGACCCCTTGCTGGTTTCTATCGGGATGCCCCCTTCTGCCGCGGCGACGAGCCTATACACGAACATGGGGAGGCAAATTTCCAGGGGATGGACGGGGACATTGAATTATGTTTTTCTGCGGAAAAAGGATTTGTCTTGCAGTATAAACATGAACGCCCGGGCGAACCATTCGGAATATCGTGACATCGGGGATAAATTGGATTACTTGAACAAGATTGGTAGTTCTACCGTGCTGAACCGTTATTACGAGGGTGGCAGTCCCGATGACTTGTGGGCCGTTCCTTCCTTGGGTATCGATCCGGCGACCGGGCGGGAGCTCTTTTTGAAGAAAGATGGTACGCAAACATTCTTGTATTCCGCTTCAGACGAGGTCATCGTGGGCTCATCGGTACCGGATGTGGAAGGTATTGTCGGGATGTCCTTTTATTATAAAAAATTGTCGGCTTCCTTTAGTTTCCGTTACCAATTAGGAGGCGAAACAATGGCTTCGGCATTGTATGATAAAGTGGAAAATATCACCCAAGACAATATCGGTAGGAATCAGGACAAGCGGGCTTTGTATGATCGTTGGAAGAAACCGGGGGACAAGTCGAAATTCAAGGCGATTGATAATTATGCTTCCACGCCGATGTCTTCCCGTTTCGTGGTGACGGAAAACACCTTTTCCGGAGAGTCCATTTCCATCGGTTATGATATGGATGCGGCATGGCTACGGGTAGCGGGAATTCAGGGGATGAATTTCCGGGTTTACATGAATGATATTTTCCGGATCTCTTCTTTCAAAGAGGAACGAGGCTTGGATTATCCTTTTGCCCGCTCATTGAGTTTTTCCTTAGGTGTAAGATTTTAA